The proteins below come from a single Streptomyces sp. M92 genomic window:
- a CDS encoding RNA polymerase sigma-70 factor has product MTETTEPNEREKPVTGENGGRDQDGATETFVAHRNLLFTVAYEMLGSAADAEDVLQETWLRWADVDLGAVRDRRAYLVRVTTRQALNRLRTLGRRKESYVGSWLPEPLLTTPDVAEDVELADSVSMAMMLVLETLSPTERAVFVLREVFDLGYDEIADAVEKSPAAVRQIAHRARAHVAARRPRGVVSTTESQKALAAFRRAVETGDLQGLLDILSPDVVLLGDGGGIKQAVLRPIAGADKVARLMLGGLAKHTVALSMEPAQVNGYPALTLHVDGELDTVVAVRFDDGRISGLYAVRNPEKLSHMHRETALRR; this is encoded by the coding sequence GTGACGGAAACGACCGAACCGAACGAACGGGAGAAGCCGGTGACCGGTGAGAACGGCGGACGCGACCAGGACGGCGCCACCGAGACCTTCGTCGCCCACCGCAACCTGCTCTTCACGGTCGCGTACGAGATGCTCGGCTCGGCGGCGGACGCCGAGGACGTCCTCCAGGAGACCTGGCTGCGCTGGGCGGACGTCGACCTCGGCGCCGTACGCGACCGGCGTGCGTACCTCGTCCGCGTCACCACCCGCCAGGCCCTGAACAGGCTCCGCACCCTCGGCCGCCGCAAGGAGTCCTACGTCGGCTCCTGGCTGCCCGAGCCGCTGCTGACCACCCCCGACGTGGCGGAGGACGTCGAGCTGGCCGACAGCGTGTCGATGGCGATGATGCTGGTGCTGGAGACGTTGTCGCCGACCGAGCGTGCGGTGTTCGTACTGCGCGAGGTGTTCGACCTCGGCTACGACGAGATCGCCGACGCCGTGGAGAAGAGCCCGGCCGCCGTCCGGCAGATCGCCCACCGGGCCCGCGCGCACGTCGCGGCCCGCCGCCCGCGCGGGGTGGTCTCGACGACCGAGTCCCAGAAGGCACTCGCGGCCTTCCGGCGGGCCGTGGAGACGGGTGACCTCCAGGGCCTGCTCGACATCCTCTCCCCGGACGTCGTCCTGCTCGGCGACGGCGGCGGGATCAAGCAGGCCGTCCTGCGCCCCATCGCGGGAGCCGACAAGGTGGCCCGCCTGATGCTCGGCGGACTGGCCAAACACACCGTCGCGCTGTCGATGGAACCGGCCCAGGTCAACGGCTACCCGGCGCTGACCCTCCACGTCGACGGCGAGCTCGACACCGTGGTGGCGGTCCGCTTCGACGACGGCCGCATCAGCGGCCTCTACGCCGTCCGCAACCCGGAGAAGCTGTCGCACATGCACCGGGAGACGGCCCTGCGCCGCTGA
- a CDS encoding sugar phosphate isomerase/epimerase family protein: protein MSDLARFSINQMTVKQLSLPELTAACRELGVGNVGLWREPVQAYGVEAAAKLIRDAGLTVTTLCRGGFLTATDADERARALADNRRAVDEAAALGTDTLVLVSGGLPAQDKDLRAARERIADALAELGPYAERHGVRLAIEPLHPMYASDRCVVSTLTQALDLAERFPAHQVGVTVDTYHVWWDDRAPEQIARAGAGGRIHTFQLADWTTPLPEGVLNGRGQIGDGAIDMREWKGYVEAAGYTGAIEVELFNEGLWARDGREVLAETAQRFAAHVELADTGK from the coding sequence GTGAGCGATCTCGCGCGTTTCAGCATCAACCAGATGACGGTCAAGCAGCTCTCCCTGCCCGAACTGACCGCCGCCTGCCGCGAACTGGGCGTCGGCAACGTCGGCCTGTGGCGCGAACCCGTCCAGGCGTACGGCGTCGAGGCCGCGGCCAAGCTGATCCGCGACGCGGGCCTGACCGTCACCACCCTGTGCCGCGGCGGCTTCCTCACGGCGACCGACGCGGACGAGCGGGCCCGGGCCCTGGCGGACAACCGCCGCGCGGTCGACGAGGCCGCCGCCCTGGGCACCGACACCCTGGTCCTGGTCTCGGGCGGTCTCCCGGCCCAAGACAAGGACCTGCGGGCCGCCCGGGAGCGCATCGCGGACGCGCTGGCCGAGCTGGGCCCGTACGCCGAGCGGCACGGCGTACGCCTCGCCATCGAACCGCTCCACCCCATGTACGCCTCCGACCGCTGCGTGGTCTCCACCCTCACCCAGGCCCTGGACCTCGCCGAACGCTTCCCGGCCCACCAGGTCGGCGTCACCGTCGACACGTACCACGTCTGGTGGGACGACCGGGCGCCCGAGCAGATCGCCCGGGCCGGCGCGGGCGGCCGCATCCACACCTTCCAGCTCGCCGACTGGACCACCCCGCTGCCCGAGGGCGTCCTCAACGGCCGCGGCCAGATCGGTGACGGCGCGATCGACATGCGGGAGTGGAAGGGGTACGTGGAGGCGGCCGGCTACACCGGCGCCATCGAGGTCGAGCTGTTCAACGAGGGGCTGTGGGCCCGGGACGGGCGGGAGGTGCTGGCCGAGACGGCACAACGGTTCGCCGCGCACGTGGAGCTCGCGGACACCGGAAAATAA
- a CDS encoding sugar ABC transporter ATP-binding protein: MSSRSPDELLRIEGIRKTFPGVVALDSVDFDLRRGEVHVLLGENGAGKSTLIKMLSGAYTPDAGRILAGGEEVRIHGAQDSERLGIATIYQEFNLVPDLTVAENIFLGRQPRRFGMIDRRKMDADAEVLLERVGVKVSPRARVRELGIARLQMVEIAKALSLDARVLIMDEPTAVLTSEEVDKLFAIVRRLREDGVGIVFITHHLEEIAALGDRVTVIRDGRSVGQVPASTPEDELVRLMVGRSIEQQYPRERADAGEALLKVEGLTRDGVFHDVGFEVRAGEVVGIAGLVGAGRTEVVRAVFGADPYDSGSVHVAGAPLRRHDVNAAMAAGIGLVPEDRKGQGLVLDSSVAENLGLVTLKSSARAGLVDLKGQYAAAERVAGQLGVRMAGLGQHVRTLSGGNQQKVVIGKWLLANTKVLILDEPTRGIDVGAKVEIYQLINELTAAGAAVLMISSDLPEVLGMSDRVVVMAQGRVAGELPAERATQDAVMALAVSTPHTNGTGTEASRGH, encoded by the coding sequence GTGAGCAGCCGCAGTCCGGACGAGTTGCTGCGCATCGAGGGCATCCGCAAGACCTTCCCCGGCGTGGTCGCGCTCGACAGCGTCGACTTCGACCTGCGCCGGGGCGAGGTGCACGTGCTGCTCGGTGAGAACGGCGCGGGCAAGAGCACCCTCATCAAGATGCTCTCCGGCGCCTACACGCCCGACGCCGGGCGGATCCTGGCCGGCGGCGAGGAGGTGCGCATCCACGGTGCGCAGGACTCCGAGCGGCTCGGGATCGCCACCATCTACCAGGAGTTCAACCTCGTTCCCGACCTGACGGTCGCCGAGAACATCTTCCTGGGGCGCCAGCCCCGCCGGTTCGGGATGATCGACCGGAGGAAGATGGACGCGGACGCGGAGGTGCTGCTGGAGCGGGTGGGGGTCAAGGTGTCCCCGCGCGCGCGGGTGCGCGAACTCGGTATCGCGCGGCTCCAGATGGTCGAGATCGCCAAGGCGCTCAGCCTGGACGCGCGCGTGCTCATCATGGACGAGCCGACCGCCGTGCTCACCTCCGAGGAGGTCGACAAGCTGTTCGCGATCGTGCGGCGGCTGCGCGAGGACGGCGTCGGGATCGTCTTCATCACCCATCACCTGGAGGAGATCGCCGCCCTCGGCGACCGGGTCACCGTCATCCGGGACGGCAGGAGCGTCGGGCAGGTGCCCGCCTCCACCCCCGAGGACGAGCTGGTACGGCTGATGGTCGGGCGGTCGATCGAGCAGCAGTACCCGCGTGAACGCGCCGACGCCGGTGAGGCCTTGCTCAAGGTGGAGGGGCTGACGCGGGACGGGGTCTTCCACGACGTCGGGTTCGAGGTGCGGGCCGGTGAGGTCGTCGGCATCGCCGGGCTCGTCGGGGCCGGGCGGACCGAGGTGGTGCGGGCCGTGTTCGGCGCCGACCCCTACGACTCCGGCAGCGTGCACGTGGCGGGCGCGCCGCTGCGGCGGCACGACGTCAACGCCGCCATGGCCGCCGGGATCGGGCTGGTGCCCGAGGACCGCAAGGGGCAGGGGCTCGTGCTCGACTCCTCCGTCGCGGAGAACCTCGGGCTGGTGACGCTGAAGTCGTCCGCCCGCGCGGGGCTCGTCGACCTCAAGGGGCAGTACGCGGCGGCCGAGCGGGTCGCCGGGCAGCTCGGCGTGCGGATGGCCGGGCTCGGGCAGCACGTGCGCACCCTGTCCGGCGGCAACCAGCAGAAGGTCGTCATCGGCAAGTGGCTGCTGGCGAACACCAAGGTGCTCATCCTCGACGAGCCGACGCGCGGCATCGACGTCGGCGCCAAGGTCGAGATCTACCAGCTGATCAACGAGCTGACGGCGGCCGGTGCGGCCGTGCTCATGATCTCCAGCGACCTGCCGGAGGTGCTCGGCATGAGCGACCGGGTCGTCGTCATGGCCCAGGGCCGGGTCGCCGGTGAACTCCCCGCCGAGCGGGCCACCCAGGACGCCGTCATGGCACTCGCCGTCAGCACCCCCCACACCAACGGAACCGGAACGGAGGCCTCCCGTGGCCACTGA
- a CDS encoding dihydrodipicolinate synthase family protein has product MTLLLPNADGTVRTHEPRTDPLALSGGSAFTSRTVFSAAHVVADPYADTTPDSPAAVDWDATLAFRRHLWSHGLGVAEAMDTAQRGMGLDWAGAAELIRRSAAEAKACGGRVACGVGTDQLTAGTLAEVRAAYEEQLAVVEESGAQAILMASRALAATAQGPDDYLEVYGHLLRQAAEPVILHWLGPMFDPALEGYWGSSDLDTATGTFLEVIAAHPDKVDGIKVSLLDARREVDLRRRLPQGVRCYTGDDFHYPELIAGDDQGFSHALLGIFDPLGPLAAEAVRVLDTGNTEGFRALLDPTVELSRHLFQAPTRYYKTGVVFLVWLAGHQSHFTMVGGLQSARSLPHLARAYELADGLGLFPDPKRAEERMRTLLSLYGVDQ; this is encoded by the coding sequence GTGACCCTCCTCCTGCCGAACGCCGACGGCACCGTACGCACCCACGAGCCCCGCACCGACCCCCTGGCGCTCTCCGGAGGAAGCGCTTTCACCTCCCGTACGGTCTTCTCGGCGGCGCACGTCGTCGCCGACCCGTACGCCGACACCACACCCGACTCGCCGGCCGCCGTCGACTGGGACGCCACCCTCGCCTTCCGCCGCCACCTGTGGTCCCACGGTCTCGGCGTCGCCGAGGCGATGGACACCGCCCAGCGCGGCATGGGCCTGGACTGGGCCGGCGCCGCCGAACTCATCCGCCGCTCCGCCGCCGAGGCGAAGGCGTGCGGCGGCCGCGTCGCCTGCGGCGTGGGCACCGACCAGCTGACCGCCGGCACCCTCGCCGAGGTCCGGGCCGCCTACGAGGAACAGCTCGCCGTCGTCGAGGAGTCCGGCGCCCAGGCCATCCTGATGGCCTCCCGCGCCCTCGCCGCCACCGCACAGGGTCCGGACGACTACCTGGAGGTCTACGGCCACCTCCTGCGCCAGGCCGCCGAGCCGGTGATCCTGCACTGGCTGGGTCCGATGTTCGACCCGGCCCTGGAGGGCTACTGGGGCTCGTCCGACCTCGACACGGCGACCGGCACCTTCCTGGAGGTGATCGCCGCCCACCCCGACAAGGTCGACGGCATCAAGGTCTCCCTCCTCGATGCCCGGCGCGAGGTCGACCTGCGCCGCCGCCTCCCGCAGGGCGTGCGCTGCTACACCGGCGACGACTTCCACTACCCCGAACTGATCGCCGGCGACGACCAGGGCTTCAGCCACGCCCTGCTCGGCATCTTCGACCCGCTGGGCCCGCTGGCGGCGGAGGCGGTCCGCGTCCTCGACACGGGGAACACGGAGGGCTTCCGCGCCCTCCTCGACCCCACCGTCGAACTCTCCCGCCACCTCTTCCAGGCCCCCACCCGCTACTACAAGACGGGCGTGGTGTTCCTGGTCTGGCTCGCGGGCCACCAGAGCCACTTCACGATGGTCGGCGGCCTCCAGTCGGCCCGCTCCCTGCCCCACCTCGCCCGCGCCTACGAACTCGCCGACGGCCTCGGCCTGTTCCCGGACCCGAAGCGGGCCGAGGAGCGGATGCGGACCCTGCTGTCGCTGTACGGAGTGGACCAGTGA
- a CDS encoding ribokinase → MYDYDLLVVGSANADLVIGVERRPGAGETVLGTDLAVHPGGKGANQAVAAARLGARTALLARVGDDGYGRLLLDSQRAAGVDTVGVLVGGAPTGVALITVDPSGDNSIVVSPGANGRLAPGDVRAAASLFHASRVVSTQLEVPLETVVEVVRSLAPGSRFVLNPSPPLPLPREVLDACDPLIVNEHEAKVILGDARVSDRPEDWARILLAKGPRSVVVTLGAEGALVASGSEVSRVPSVKVEAVDTTGAGDAFTAALAWRLGTGASLAEAAAYAARVGAAAVTRAGAQASYPTAAEVEAL, encoded by the coding sequence ATGTACGACTACGACCTCCTGGTCGTGGGATCGGCCAACGCCGACCTCGTGATCGGCGTCGAGCGGCGGCCGGGGGCCGGCGAGACGGTGCTCGGCACCGACCTGGCCGTCCACCCGGGCGGCAAGGGGGCCAACCAGGCGGTGGCCGCCGCCCGGCTCGGCGCCCGTACGGCGCTGCTGGCCCGGGTCGGCGACGACGGCTACGGCCGGCTGCTGCTGGACTCGCAGCGGGCGGCCGGCGTCGACACGGTGGGCGTCCTGGTCGGCGGTGCCCCGACCGGCGTCGCGCTGATCACCGTGGACCCGTCCGGGGACAACAGCATCGTGGTCTCGCCGGGCGCCAACGGCCGGCTGGCACCGGGCGACGTCCGCGCCGCCGCGAGCCTCTTCCACGCCTCCCGCGTGGTCTCCACGCAACTGGAGGTGCCGCTGGAGACGGTGGTGGAGGTGGTGCGGAGCCTGGCACCGGGCAGCCGGTTCGTGCTGAACCCGTCGCCGCCACTGCCGCTGCCGCGGGAGGTGCTGGACGCCTGCGACCCGCTGATCGTCAACGAGCACGAGGCGAAGGTCATCCTCGGCGACGCCCGCGTGAGCGACCGCCCCGAGGACTGGGCCCGCATCCTGCTGGCCAAGGGGCCGCGTTCGGTGGTCGTCACCCTGGGCGCGGAGGGCGCGCTGGTGGCTTCGGGGTCCGAGGTGTCCCGGGTGCCGTCCGTGAAGGTGGAGGCCGTGGACACGACCGGCGCCGGTGACGCGTTCACCGCGGCGCTGGCCTGGCGGCTCGGCACCGGCGCGTCGCTCGCGGAGGCGGCGGCGTACGCGGCCCGGGTGGGCGCGGCGGCGGTGACCCGGGCGGGCGCGCAGGCGTCGTACCCGACGGCGGCGGAGGTCGAGGCGCTGTGA
- a CDS encoding LacI family DNA-binding transcriptional regulator, translating to MASIKDVAVEAGVSVATVSRVLNGHPSVSPGARTRVLAAVETLGYRPNAVARSLRTDQTRTLGLVISDVMNPYFTELARSVEEEARALGYSVIIGNADERPDLQDHHVTTLLDRRIDGLLVSPTDGGSPRMLDAARAGTPMVFVDRWIPGVDVPVVRSDGRGAVRDLVAHLHGLGHRRLAIIAGPAATTTGRERVDAFREALAAYGLPLPDAYTGQGDFQAASGRRVTEGFLDLPEPPDAVFAADNLMALGALDAVRARGLRVPEDIALAAFDDIRWFVHTDPPVTAIAQPTGDLGRAAVRALVDRIEGRTGESVTLPARLVVRRSCGESPSASEQPPSPSPVRRSTP from the coding sequence ATGGCGAGCATCAAGGACGTCGCCGTCGAGGCGGGCGTGTCCGTCGCGACGGTCTCGCGCGTCCTCAACGGCCACCCGTCCGTCAGCCCCGGCGCCCGCACCCGCGTGCTGGCCGCCGTCGAGACGCTGGGCTACCGCCCGAACGCCGTCGCCCGGTCGCTGCGCACCGATCAGACCCGCACCCTCGGTCTGGTCATCAGCGACGTCATGAACCCGTACTTCACCGAACTGGCCCGGTCCGTCGAGGAAGAGGCCCGCGCGCTCGGCTACAGCGTGATCATCGGCAACGCCGACGAGCGGCCCGATCTCCAGGACCACCACGTGACGACGTTGCTGGACCGCCGTATCGACGGGCTCCTCGTCTCCCCCACCGACGGCGGCTCCCCGCGCATGCTGGACGCCGCGCGGGCCGGGACGCCGATGGTGTTCGTCGACCGGTGGATTCCCGGCGTGGACGTGCCCGTCGTCCGGTCGGACGGGCGGGGCGCGGTGCGCGACCTCGTCGCCCACCTGCACGGGCTCGGGCACCGGCGGCTCGCGATCATCGCCGGGCCCGCCGCCACCACCACCGGACGCGAGCGCGTCGACGCCTTCCGCGAGGCGCTCGCCGCGTACGGGCTTCCCCTCCCGGACGCGTACACCGGCCAGGGCGACTTCCAGGCGGCAAGCGGGCGCCGGGTCACCGAGGGCTTCCTCGACCTGCCCGAGCCGCCCGACGCCGTCTTCGCCGCCGACAACCTGATGGCGCTCGGCGCGCTGGACGCCGTACGCGCGCGCGGTCTGCGTGTCCCCGAGGACATCGCGCTCGCCGCGTTCGACGACATCCGCTGGTTCGTGCACACCGACCCGCCGGTCACCGCGATCGCCCAGCCCACGGGCGACCTCGGCCGGGCCGCCGTGCGCGCGCTCGTCGACCGGATCGAGGGGCGGACCGGCGAGTCCGTCACCCTGCCGGCGCGGCTCGTCGTGCGCCGCTCGTGCGGTGAGTCCCCCTCGGCGTCCGAACAACCCCCGTCCCCCTCCCCCGTACGAAGGAGTACGCCGTGA
- a CDS encoding carboxymuconolactone decarboxylase family protein produces MDTRFNLFENEFAGRFAKRFAGAGMLVHESALPKSTQELVSLRASQINGCGHCVDMHVKEAAAAGESAVRLHLVAVWRESDVFTEAERAALALAEEGTRLADAHEGVSDETWAQVRKHYDDDQTAALICQVALINAANRLAVITHQKGGSYEAGMFKAAMS; encoded by the coding sequence ATGGACACCCGATTCAACCTGTTCGAGAACGAGTTCGCAGGCAGGTTCGCGAAGCGGTTCGCGGGCGCCGGGATGCTGGTCCACGAGTCGGCGCTGCCGAAATCGACGCAGGAGCTGGTGTCGCTGCGGGCCAGCCAGATCAACGGCTGCGGGCACTGCGTCGACATGCACGTCAAGGAGGCGGCCGCCGCCGGGGAGAGCGCGGTGCGGCTGCACCTGGTCGCCGTCTGGCGCGAGTCCGACGTGTTCACCGAGGCCGAGCGGGCCGCGCTGGCGCTCGCCGAGGAGGGCACCCGGCTCGCCGACGCCCACGAGGGCGTTTCCGACGAGACCTGGGCGCAGGTGCGCAAGCACTACGACGACGACCAGACCGCCGCGCTGATCTGCCAGGTCGCCCTGATCAACGCGGCCAACCGGCTCGCCGTGATCACGCACCAGAAGGGCGGTTCCTACGAGGCGGGGATGTTCAAGGCGGCTATGAGCTGA
- a CDS encoding ABC transporter permease/substrate-binding protein: MATDTLKSKPGAQGGATGGLRRLLLDNGALTALIVLVIAMSALSGDFLTADNLLNVGVQAAVTAILAFGVTFVIVSAGIDLSVGSVAALSATVLAWSATEAGMPVALAVLLSVATGIACGLVNGFLISYGKLPPFIATLAMLSVGRGLSLVISQGSPIAFPESVSHLGDTLGGWLPVPVLVMVVMGLITAFVLGRTYIGRSMYAIGGNEEAARLSGLRVKRQKLAIYAFSGLFAAAAGIVLASRLSSAQPQAAQGYELDAIAAVVIGGASLAGGTGKASGTLIGALILAVLRNGLNLLSVSAFWQQVVIGVVIALAVLFDTLRRKAGATTPAAGASGGGSRGKQALTYVIAAVVAIAVVGATSLLHNGSSAGKTQRIGLSLSTLNNPFFVQIRAGAEEQAKKLGVDLTVTDAQNDASQQANQLQNFVSGSLSSIIVNPVDSDAAGPSVRSANKDDIPVVAVDRGVNEAETAALVASDNVEGGELGAKALAEKLGGEGTIVILQGQAGTSASRERGAGFAAGLKEYPGIEVVAKQPADFDRTKGLDVMTNLLQAHPDIDGVFAENDEMALGAIKALGSKAGKSVQVVGFDGTPDGLKAVQEGTLYASVAQQPRELGRIAVENALRAAEGEKTEKMVKVPVKVVTKENVAGFEG; the protein is encoded by the coding sequence GTGGCCACTGACACGCTCAAGAGCAAGCCGGGCGCGCAGGGCGGCGCCACGGGCGGCCTGCGCCGCCTGCTGCTCGACAACGGCGCCCTGACGGCGCTCATCGTCCTCGTCATCGCCATGTCGGCGCTGTCCGGGGACTTCCTGACCGCCGACAACCTGCTGAACGTCGGCGTCCAGGCTGCCGTCACCGCGATCCTCGCCTTCGGCGTCACCTTCGTCATCGTCTCGGCCGGCATCGACCTGTCGGTCGGCTCGGTCGCCGCGCTGTCGGCCACCGTGCTGGCGTGGAGCGCCACCGAGGCCGGGATGCCGGTCGCCCTCGCGGTGCTGCTGTCCGTCGCGACGGGCATCGCCTGCGGCCTGGTGAACGGTTTCCTCATCTCGTACGGGAAGCTGCCGCCGTTCATCGCGACGCTCGCCATGCTGTCGGTGGGGCGCGGTCTGTCGCTGGTCATCTCGCAGGGCTCGCCGATCGCCTTCCCCGAGTCGGTCTCCCACCTCGGCGACACGCTCGGCGGGTGGCTGCCCGTGCCGGTGCTGGTGATGGTCGTCATGGGGCTGATCACCGCGTTCGTCCTCGGGCGGACCTACATCGGGCGCTCCATGTACGCCATCGGCGGCAACGAGGAGGCCGCCCGGCTGTCCGGGCTGCGCGTGAAGCGGCAGAAGCTCGCCATCTACGCCTTCTCCGGCCTGTTCGCCGCCGCCGCGGGCATCGTGCTCGCCTCCCGGCTCTCCTCCGCGCAGCCGCAGGCCGCGCAGGGTTACGAACTCGACGCCATCGCCGCCGTCGTCATCGGCGGCGCCTCGCTCGCGGGCGGCACCGGCAAGGCGTCGGGCACCCTCATCGGTGCGCTGATCCTCGCGGTGCTGCGCAACGGCCTCAACCTGCTGTCCGTCTCCGCGTTCTGGCAGCAGGTCGTCATCGGTGTCGTCATCGCGCTGGCCGTCCTCTTCGACACGCTGCGGCGCAAGGCGGGCGCGACCACTCCGGCGGCCGGGGCGTCCGGCGGCGGGAGCCGGGGCAAGCAGGCGCTGACGTACGTCATCGCGGCCGTCGTCGCGATCGCCGTGGTCGGCGCGACCTCGCTGCTGCACAACGGGTCCTCGGCCGGGAAGACGCAGCGGATCGGGCTGTCGCTGTCCACGCTCAACAACCCGTTCTTCGTGCAGATCCGCGCCGGTGCCGAGGAGCAGGCGAAGAAGCTGGGCGTGGACCTGACGGTCACGGACGCCCAGAACGACGCCTCCCAGCAGGCCAACCAGCTGCAGAACTTCGTCAGCGGAAGCCTGTCCTCGATCATCGTCAACCCGGTGGACTCCGACGCGGCCGGTCCCTCGGTGCGTTCGGCGAACAAGGACGACATCCCCGTCGTCGCCGTGGACCGCGGCGTCAACGAGGCGGAGACGGCCGCGCTGGTCGCCTCCGACAACGTCGAGGGCGGTGAGCTGGGCGCCAAGGCGCTCGCCGAGAAGCTCGGCGGCGAGGGCACCATCGTCATCCTCCAGGGCCAGGCCGGCACCTCCGCCAGCCGGGAGCGCGGGGCGGGCTTCGCGGCGGGGCTCAAGGAGTACCCGGGCATCGAGGTCGTCGCCAAGCAGCCCGCGGACTTCGACCGCACCAAGGGCCTGGACGTGATGACGAACCTGCTCCAGGCGCACCCCGACATCGACGGCGTCTTCGCGGAGAACGACGAGATGGCACTCGGCGCGATCAAGGCGCTGGGCTCCAAGGCCGGGAAGTCCGTGCAGGTCGTCGGCTTCGACGGCACGCCGGACGGGCTGAAGGCGGTCCAGGAGGGCACGCTGTACGCCTCCGTGGCGCAGCAGCCCAGGGAACTGGGCAGGATCGCCGTGGAGAACGCGTTGCGCGCCGCCGAAGGCGAGAAGACGGAGAAGATGGTGAAGGTGCCGGTGAAGGTGGTCACCAAGGAGAACGTGGCCGGCTTCGAGGGCTGA
- a CDS encoding ArsR/SmtB family transcription factor has product MDEVFKALADGSRRRLLDSLNARNGQSLRELCAGLDMARQSVSKHLAVLEAAHLVTAVRRGREKLHYLNAEPINAIAERWISRYDRDRVRALADLKQALEDTAMDRTDGNAFVYTTYIGTTPEKLWQGLTDPAFTRRYWGVEFGTDWAAGSPVVWKERETETADPGQVVLESEPFRRLSYTWHTFTPEWATANGIDDETLAKLSAERRSKVTFEIEDLGGGLVKLTVVHDGFEPGSTVREMIQHGWPALLAGLKTLLETGETLPEPQ; this is encoded by the coding sequence ATGGACGAGGTCTTCAAGGCGCTGGCCGACGGCAGTCGGCGCCGACTGCTGGACAGCCTGAACGCGCGCAACGGGCAGAGCCTGCGCGAGCTGTGCGCCGGGCTGGACATGGCCCGGCAGTCGGTCAGCAAGCACCTGGCGGTACTGGAGGCGGCCCACCTGGTCACCGCCGTCCGGCGGGGCCGGGAGAAGCTGCACTACCTCAACGCCGAGCCGATCAACGCCATCGCCGAACGCTGGATCAGCCGCTACGACCGGGATCGGGTGCGCGCACTCGCCGACCTCAAGCAGGCGCTGGAGGACACCGCCATGGACCGCACGGACGGCAACGCGTTCGTCTACACGACCTACATCGGGACCACGCCCGAGAAGCTGTGGCAGGGCCTGACCGACCCCGCCTTCACCCGGCGCTACTGGGGTGTCGAGTTCGGCACCGACTGGGCGGCCGGGTCGCCCGTGGTGTGGAAGGAGCGGGAGACGGAGACCGCCGACCCCGGGCAGGTCGTCCTCGAGTCCGAGCCCTTCCGGCGCCTGTCGTACACCTGGCACACCTTCACGCCCGAGTGGGCGACGGCCAACGGCATCGACGACGAGACCCTCGCCAAGCTCTCCGCCGAGCGGCGGTCGAAGGTCACGTTCGAGATCGAGGACCTCGGCGGGGGACTGGTGAAACTGACCGTCGTCCACGACGGGTTCGAGCCCGGCAGCACCGTCCGCGAGATGATCCAGCACGGCTGGCCGGCCCTCCTGGCCGGCCTCAAGACACTGCTGGAGACCGGCGAGACGCTGCCGGAGCCCCAGTGA
- the rbsD gene encoding D-ribose pyranase: MKRAGILNRHLAGALAELGHGDGVLVCDAGMPIPGGPHGPRVVDLAFRAGVPSFAEVLGGLLDELVVEGATAAEEVRGANAEAAALLDGRFPGLELVPHERLKELSAGARLVVRTGEARPYANVLLRCGVFF; this comes from the coding sequence GTGAAGAGGGCGGGGATACTCAACCGGCATCTCGCGGGCGCCCTCGCCGAACTCGGTCACGGCGACGGCGTGCTGGTGTGCGACGCCGGCATGCCGATACCGGGCGGACCGCACGGTCCCCGCGTCGTGGACCTCGCCTTCCGGGCCGGGGTGCCGTCCTTCGCGGAGGTGCTGGGCGGGTTGCTCGATGAGCTGGTGGTCGAGGGAGCGACGGCGGCGGAGGAGGTCCGTGGCGCCAACGCGGAGGCCGCGGCGCTGCTCGACGGGCGCTTCCCCGGCCTCGAACTCGTCCCGCACGAGCGGCTGAAGGAGCTGTCGGCGGGGGCGCGGCTGGTGGTGCGGACCGGGGAGGCCCGGCCGTACGCGAACGTGCTGCTGCGGTGCGGGGTGTTCTTCTGA